A genomic region of Candidatus Cloacimonadota bacterium contains the following coding sequences:
- the folP gene encoding dihydropteroate synthase → MGILNVTTDSFSDGGRFIDPANALAHARKLVDDGADILDIGGESTRPGSLPVSPSEELRKVLPVLEKIRENWPDLPISVDTRNSELAEAAIELEATYINDISALNHDPRMAGLVAANPQVKLVLMHMRGQPETMQTDPVYTDLLGEIDDFFRERIEFAVSQGIDRANLVLDPGVGFGKTAEHNFKLLGHLVDFHKYGLPVLLGVSRKRYIASLDASAPLERIGGTLATAVIGAWQGVDILRVHDIHEHRQFFAVIEAIGREAGLWKS, encoded by the coding sequence ATGGGCATCCTGAACGTTACCACCGACTCATTTTCCGATGGCGGAAGGTTTATAGACCCCGCAAATGCTTTGGCCCATGCCAGGAAACTGGTTGACGATGGGGCAGACATTCTGGATATCGGAGGTGAATCAACCCGCCCCGGATCGCTTCCTGTGTCGCCATCAGAGGAACTGCGCAAAGTATTGCCGGTGCTTGAAAAGATAAGGGAAAACTGGCCGGACCTGCCCATTTCGGTGGACACCCGCAACAGCGAGCTGGCTGAAGCCGCCATAGAACTGGAGGCTACTTACATCAACGATATTTCAGCCCTGAATCACGATCCGCGCATGGCCGGGCTTGTGGCTGCCAATCCACAGGTTAAGCTCGTTCTCATGCACATGCGGGGACAGCCTGAAACGATGCAGACCGATCCGGTTTACACTGATTTGCTGGGCGAAATCGACGATTTCTTCAGGGAGCGGATAGAATTTGCTGTCTCACAGGGAATAGACCGCGCCAACCTCGTTCTCGATCCAGGTGTCGGTTTCGGCAAAACGGCAGAGCACAATTTCAAGTTGCTGGGACATCTGGTGGACTTCCACAAATACGGATTGCCAGTGCTTCTGGGCGTTTCCCGCAAACGTTACATAGCTTCGCTGGACGCGTCCGCGCCTCTGGAACGCATCGGCGGCACCCTCGCCACCGCTGTGATTGGGGCATGGCAGGGCGTTGACATCCTGCGGGTGCATGACATCCACGAACACCGCCAGTTTTTTGCGGTTATTGAGGCCATCGGCAGGGAGGCCGGCCTTTGGAAGTCCTGA
- a CDS encoding TIGR00159 family protein, with amino-acid sequence MEVLIPTFSDLVDIFIIAFLFYQGLCVLRRGGGWHILAAIVFLVVLSTVAEALNLRMVTSMLNAVRNFWVLALVIIFQPELRALLARINLSRELNLSLRKKESNSIYMPLIDAISSMSFRKTGALVVIENRRKLTEYINSGEIIDATLSLRLILTIFNPRSALHDGAIIIRGDRIMAAKVVLPLSKKSEYSKRFGTRHLAGIGITEISDAIAIIVSEQNSQISVARDGKIQVNVAYEELLQIITDATS; translated from the coding sequence TTGGAAGTCCTGATCCCCACTTTCTCCGATTTGGTGGATATCTTCATCATCGCGTTCCTTTTCTACCAGGGACTGTGTGTCCTGCGCCGCGGCGGCGGCTGGCACATTTTAGCCGCGATCGTCTTCCTGGTTGTTCTTTCCACGGTGGCCGAAGCCCTGAATCTGCGGATGGTTACCTCAATGCTAAACGCGGTTCGCAACTTTTGGGTGCTGGCCCTCGTGATCATCTTCCAGCCGGAATTGCGCGCCCTGCTGGCCAGGATAAACCTTTCGCGCGAACTCAATCTCAGCCTCCGCAAGAAAGAAAGCAACTCGATCTACATGCCCCTCATAGACGCCATTTCCTCAATGTCTTTCCGGAAAACCGGCGCCCTTGTAGTCATCGAAAACCGCCGCAAACTAACTGAATACATAAACAGCGGCGAAATCATAGACGCCACCCTGTCCCTGCGGCTCATCCTGACCATCTTCAATCCCCGTTCCGCCCTTCATGACGGCGCCATCATCATTCGCGGCGACAGGATCATGGCTGCCAAAGTGGTGCTGCCGCTTTCCAAGAAATCCGAATACAGCAAAAGGTTTGGCACCAGGCATCTGGCAGGCATTGGCATCACCGAAATATCAGACGCGATCGCCATCATTGTCTCGGAGCAGAATTCCCAGATCTCAGTGGCCCGCGACGGCAAAATCCAGGTGAACGTGGCCTACGAAGAGCTTCTCCAGATCATCACCGACGCCACATCATAA
- a CDS encoding dephospho-CoA kinase, with protein sequence MRTGPILIGITGNIGSGKSAFCRLLAEHGYEVIFSDEIAQRQLDEPECLEQITRRWGKELAVDGKADRKKIASIVFGNKEELEFLNSLVHPRALAVLQEIADNSEQKYLFFEVPLLFEAGMQHCFDYIVLVRASREKRLQRLLKKGQETQERIEARMDAQIDDLAKIPLCDLVIDNKGSLNALKNSVKEFIGRLDSIRHKDKIPFSS encoded by the coding sequence ATGCGGACAGGACCTATCCTAATTGGCATCACGGGAAACATCGGCAGCGGCAAGAGCGCTTTCTGCAGGCTGCTGGCGGAACACGGCTACGAAGTGATCTTTTCCGATGAGATCGCGCAGCGCCAGTTGGACGAACCGGAATGCCTGGAACAAATCACCCGCCGCTGGGGCAAAGAACTGGCTGTGGACGGCAAGGCTGACCGGAAGAAAATCGCCTCCATCGTCTTTGGCAACAAGGAGGAACTGGAATTCCTGAATAGCCTGGTGCATCCCCGGGCCCTTGCTGTCCTGCAGGAAATCGCGGACAACAGCGAGCAAAAGTATCTCTTTTTCGAAGTTCCGCTGCTCTTTGAAGCAGGGATGCAACACTGTTTCGATTACATTGTTCTGGTGCGGGCCAGCCGGGAAAAACGACTTCAGCGTCTGCTCAAAAAAGGCCAGGAAACTCAAGAGCGGATCGAAGCACGCATGGACGCCCAAATCGACGACCTGGCCAAAATCCCCCTCTGCGACCTGGTGATAGACAACAAAGGCTCCCTAAACGCCCTCAAGAACAGCGTGAAGGAATTCATCGGCCGCCTCGATTCCATCCGCCACAAAGACAAAATCCCCTTTTCCAGCTAA
- a CDS encoding NAD-dependent deacylase: MIKVTKNTNLLVLTGAGISAESGLRTFRDSDGLWENHRVEDVATPEAWHRDPKLVWRFYKARWDQSKQAAPNPGHLALARLEDWLGDNFHLITQNVDGLHTAAGNTRVIEMHGALSSCLCTKCGVRLHLDEVDMSPELPACPKCTGRLRPDIVWFGEMPYRLPEIDILLQNCDVFLVVGTSGVVYPAAGFVQMARYLGAKTISVNLHPSEGLGFFDEFHQGRAGEILPRLVDKWMAE, encoded by the coding sequence ATGATCAAAGTCACGAAGAATACAAACCTGCTCGTCCTCACCGGGGCGGGAATCAGCGCCGAATCGGGGCTTCGCACCTTTCGCGACAGCGACGGCCTTTGGGAAAACCACCGCGTGGAGGATGTTGCCACCCCCGAAGCCTGGCATCGCGACCCAAAACTGGTTTGGCGCTTTTACAAAGCTCGCTGGGACCAGTCCAAACAAGCCGCTCCCAACCCCGGACACCTGGCCCTGGCCAGGCTGGAGGATTGGCTTGGCGACAATTTCCACCTCATCACCCAGAACGTTGACGGCCTCCACACCGCTGCTGGCAATACCCGCGTGATCGAAATGCACGGCGCTCTCAGCAGTTGCCTCTGCACAAAGTGCGGGGTCAGGCTACATCTGGATGAAGTGGACATGAGTCCCGAACTGCCGGCCTGTCCCAAATGCACTGGCAGGCTGCGACCGGACATTGTCTGGTTCGGTGAGATGCCCTACAGATTGCCGGAAATAGACATCCTGCTGCAAAACTGCGATGTTTTCCTGGTGGTGGGGACCAGCGGAGTGGTCTATCCCGCTGCCGGTTTTGTGCAAATGGCCCGCTACTTGGGGGCGAAAACCATTTCGGTGAACCTCCATCCATCCGAAGGGCTTGGTTTCTTTGACGAATTTCACCAGGGCCGGGCGGGCGAAATCCTGCCCCGTTTGGTGGACAAATGGATGGCGGAATAG